CCGAGATCCTAATTATCTTGAACTAGGTTTATTTGGTGCTCTATGGAGTGAGCATTGTGGATATAAACATTCTAAAAATCTAATTAAAACTCTACCTAATTCTAGTACTGCGCTCTTAGCAAAGCCAGGAGAAGAAAATGCTGGAGTCATTGATATTGGAAATAATTTAGCAATAGTATTTAAAATTGAGTCCCACAATCATCCATCCGCAGTTGAACCATATCAAGGTGCTGCAACCGGAGTAGGTGGAATTATCAGGGATATACTAGCTATGGGGGCAAGACCAATTGCTATTTTAAACTCTCTTAGATTCGGCCATGTAAATAATAACCGCAATGAATATCTTTTTGAAGGCATAGTTTCAGGAATATCTGGTTATGGAAATTGTATAGGCATTCCAAATATTGGGGGTGAAACTAAATTTTCTGATTCTTATTCTGGGAACCCTTTAGTAAATGCCTTTTGCCTAGGAATTACTAATAAAAACAATTTAATGAGTGCAGCATCTTACACTCCTGGCAATATTATAATGGTAATTGGGTCACCAACTGGACGTGATGGAATTCATGGCGCTTCTGGTTTAGCTTCACGGAATTTAAATAAAAATGAATCAGAACAAGATAAGCGGCCAACGGTTCAAATAGGTAATCCTTTTATGGAAAAAGTTTTAATTGAATCATGCTTAGAAATTGTATCAAAGAACCTTATAGAGTCCCTACAAGATCTGGGAGCAGCGGGACTTACGAGTGCAATTGTAGAAACGGTTGATAAAGGTAAAACTGGGTTTAATATAGACTTGGCCAAGGTTCATCAAAGAGAAAATAATATGACCCCGTATGAAATCATGTTATCTGAGTCACAAGAACGTATGTTGATAGTATTCTCTCCTAAAAATACTAATAAAATCCTATCAATTTTAGATAAATGGGATATAGAGTATTCAACCATTGGAGAAATAACTGATTCTCAAAATGCAGAAATATATTTTGGTGAAAATTTAGTAGGTAACGTTCCAATAAATACTTTAACTACTCCTCCTTTATACAACTTGGATAATACACCTCCAGAAGAAATAATTGAATTACAAAATATTGATCTTTCATCTATACCTACACCAAATAAAGAAAAAGCAAATGAAATACTAATAAAACTACTTAGTAGTCCAAATATTGCTAGTAAAAAACCAATTTTTATCCAATATGACCATCAAGTTCAAACAAATACTATAGCATCTCCAGAAGATGCCGATTCTGCGATTATTCGTATTAAAAATAGCAAGGTTGGTATAGGAATTAGCATCGATGGTAATGGCAAAACAACCTATCTCAACCCATTTGAAGGTGGGAAAATTGCTGTTGCCGAGGCATGTAGAAATTTGATCTGTAGCGGTGTTGCCCCGCTAGCAATTACTAATTGTTTAAATTTTGGTGATCCTACAACCCAACTTGTATCATATCAACTCAATCAATCAGTTAATGGGATATCCGAAGGATGTAATACTTTTGGTATACCAGTAATAAGTGGTAATGTTAGTTTATACAATTCTACCGAAAAAGGTCCAATATTTCCCACCCCGATCATAGGAGCGGTTGGTAAAATTGATGATGTAAAAAATATAACAACTTCAAAGTTTAAAAATTATGACGATTTAGTTATTTTGCTTGGTAGTAATACTCTATCTAATGATCATAATGATTTAGCAGGTAGTGAATACTTAGAAATTATTCACAAACAAATCGCAGGTTCTCCTAAAATTGATTTAGAATTTGAAAATCGATTACAAAAGTGCTGTCTTAATCTTATCAATAATGAACTACTTATTTCTGCACACGATTGTTCTGAAGGGGGAGTTGCAGTAACTCTTGCGGAGTCATGTATTTTATCTAATATTGGATTCGAATCAGAAATTGAAATTAACGAACGATGGGATGTATCTCTTTTCGGAGAAAAACAGTCTCAAATAATTGTTTCTATCAACCCAAATGAGTTGATTTCTTTTTCAGATATTTGTAATGATTTTAATATACCTTTTGTAATATTAGGTGTAACAAAACCCGAAATATTTAAAATAAATTCCTTAATTTCAAATACAGTATCTGAATTAAAAAATGCTTACTCTACTAATTTTGTTGAATAATGTGCTATAATCAACAACTCGCAAATAAATCATAAAACTAGTTTCTAGTTTACGGAAGGAAAATATAAATGAAGGTTATATTTGTCAAAGATGTACCTGGTAGCGGTAATGCTGGCGAAGTAAAAGAAGTGAAAAATGGATATGCACGCAACTACTTAATCCCACAAAACTTTGCCTTGCTTGCATCC
This genomic window from SAR202 cluster bacterium contains:
- the purL gene encoding phosphoribosylformylglycinamidine synthase subunit PurL, which translates into the protein MKYTQSQLNEIALSSEEYELIVEKLGRDPNYLELGLFGALWSEHCGYKHSKNLIKTLPNSSTALLAKPGEENAGVIDIGNNLAIVFKIESHNHPSAVEPYQGAATGVGGIIRDILAMGARPIAILNSLRFGHVNNNRNEYLFEGIVSGISGYGNCIGIPNIGGETKFSDSYSGNPLVNAFCLGITNKNNLMSAASYTPGNIIMVIGSPTGRDGIHGASGLASRNLNKNESEQDKRPTVQIGNPFMEKVLIESCLEIVSKNLIESLQDLGAAGLTSAIVETVDKGKTGFNIDLAKVHQRENNMTPYEIMLSESQERMLIVFSPKNTNKILSILDKWDIEYSTIGEITDSQNAEIYFGENLVGNVPINTLTTPPLYNLDNTPPEEIIELQNIDLSSIPTPNKEKANEILIKLLSSPNIASKKPIFIQYDHQVQTNTIASPEDADSAIIRIKNSKVGIGISIDGNGKTTYLNPFEGGKIAVAEACRNLICSGVAPLAITNCLNFGDPTTQLVSYQLNQSVNGISEGCNTFGIPVISGNVSLYNSTEKGPIFPTPIIGAVGKIDDVKNITTSKFKNYDDLVILLGSNTLSNDHNDLAGSEYLEIIHKQIAGSPKIDLEFENRLQKCCLNLINNELLISAHDCSEGGVAVTLAESCILSNIGFESEIEINERWDVSLFGEKQSQIIVSINPNELISFSDICNDFNIPFVILGVTKPEIFKINSLISNTVSELKNAYSTNFVE